A genome region from Staphylococcus capitis subsp. capitis includes the following:
- a CDS encoding DUF2529 domain-containing protein produces the protein MSKILNTQLTGIFNRLEKQALDIQMAAQCLIQAIGGEGYVYVKGYEDLKFYEAFVLNSKEKLESSRSLDDLKSMSEIDSTDRVFLFSPFYNEDVEQDVQRLIELDVDFVLVCNNPKRDDFPQHLMHYVNLSTPRPIVYTEDYDKIVQPHAMTFNYVYYEIYTQMIEMTRDLNL, from the coding sequence ATGTCAAAAATTCTAAATACACAATTGACTGGTATCTTTAATAGGCTTGAAAAGCAAGCATTAGATATACAAATGGCAGCACAATGTTTAATACAAGCTATTGGCGGTGAGGGTTATGTTTATGTTAAAGGATATGAAGATTTAAAATTTTATGAAGCTTTTGTCTTGAATAGTAAAGAAAAGCTCGAATCAAGCCGTTCACTAGATGACTTAAAATCTATGAGTGAAATTGATTCTACAGACAGAGTGTTTTTATTCTCACCTTTTTACAATGAGGATGTAGAGCAAGACGTTCAACGTTTAATTGAATTAGATGTCGATTTTGTATTAGTTTGTAACAATCCAAAACGTGATGATTTTCCACAACACTTAATGCATTACGTTAACCTTTCAACACCTAGACCCATTGTTTATACTGAAGATTATGATAAGATTGTTCAACCTCATGCGATGACATTTAATTATGTATATTATGAAATTTACACTCAAATGATAGAGATGACACGAGATTTAAATCTATAA
- the fdaB gene encoding class IIb fructose-bisphosphate aldolase FdaB gives MPLVSMKEMLIDAKENGYAVGQYNLNNLEFTQAILEASQEENAPVILGVSEGAARYMSGFYTVVKMVEGLIHDLNITIPVAIHLDHGSSFEKCKEAIDAGFTSVMIDASHSPFEENIEITSKVVEYAHERGVSVEAELGTVGGQEDDVVADGVIYADPKECQELVEKTGIDTLAPALGSVHGPYKGEPKLGFKEMEEIGASTGLPLVLHGGTGIPTKDIQKAIPYGTAKINVNTKNQIASAKAVRDVLNNDKDVYDPRKYLGPAREAIKETVKGKIREFGTSNRAK, from the coding sequence ATGCCTTTAGTTTCAATGAAAGAAATGTTAATTGATGCGAAAGAAAACGGTTATGCAGTTGGTCAATACAACTTAAATAACCTTGAGTTTACACAAGCTATTTTAGAAGCTTCACAAGAAGAGAATGCACCAGTTATTTTAGGTGTATCTGAAGGTGCTGCTCGTTATATGAGTGGTTTCTACACTGTAGTAAAAATGGTTGAAGGTTTAATTCACGATTTAAACATTACAATTCCAGTTGCAATTCACTTAGACCATGGTTCAAGCTTCGAAAAATGTAAAGAAGCGATTGATGCTGGATTCACTTCAGTAATGATTGACGCTTCACATAGTCCATTCGAAGAAAATATTGAAATTACTTCTAAAGTAGTTGAATATGCACATGAAAGAGGCGTTTCTGTAGAAGCTGAATTAGGTACGGTAGGCGGACAAGAAGACGACGTAGTAGCTGACGGCGTTATCTACGCTGATCCTAAAGAATGCCAAGAATTAGTTGAAAAGACTGGCATCGATACTTTAGCACCTGCATTAGGTTCAGTTCATGGTCCTTACAAAGGTGAACCAAAATTAGGATTTAAAGAAATGGAAGAAATTGGCGCTTCTACTGGATTACCATTAGTATTACATGGTGGAACTGGTATCCCAACTAAAGACATTCAAAAAGCAATTCCTTATGGTACTGCTAAAATCAATGTAAATACTAAAAACCAAATTGCTTCAGCTAAAGCTGTTCGTGATGTATTAAATAACGATAAAGATGTTTACGATCCTCGTAAATATTTAGGACCAGCTCGTGAAGCAATTAAAGAAACAGTAAAAGGTAAAATTAGAGAATTCGGAACTTCTAACCGAGCTAAATAA
- a CDS encoding UDP-N-acetylglucosamine 1-carboxyvinyltransferase: protein MVQEVIKIRGGQTLKGEVEISGAKNSAVAIIPATLLAQGHVKLEGLPQISDVKTLVSLLEDLNIKTTLKGKELDVDTTEIENAPLPNNKVESLRASYYMMGAMLGRFKKCVIGLPGGCPLGPRPIDQHIKGFKALGAEIDESSDTSMKIEAKELKGANIFLDMVSVGATINIMLAAVHAKGQTVIENAAKEPEVVDVANFLMSMGANIKGAGTTTIKINGVEELHGSEYQIIPDRIEAGSYMCMAAAMGEEVVLNNIVPKHVEALTVKLRELGVDIQIDDEKAIIRKQSPYKNVDIKTLVYPGFATDLQQPITPLLFMTNGPSFVTDTIYPARFKHVDELQRMGANIYADEGTATIKPSRLEGTEVYASDLRAGACLITAGLIAEGVTTIFNVKHIYRGYTNIVEHLKSLGADIWTEEI, encoded by the coding sequence ATGGTTCAAGAGGTAATAAAAATAAGAGGTGGACAAACACTAAAAGGAGAAGTAGAAATTAGTGGAGCGAAAAATAGTGCAGTAGCTATTATCCCCGCAACTTTATTAGCTCAAGGACATGTAAAGTTGGAAGGTCTTCCCCAAATCTCTGATGTAAAAACTTTAGTAAGTTTGTTAGAAGATTTAAATATTAAAACGACTTTAAAAGGAAAAGAATTGGATGTAGATACAACTGAAATTGAAAATGCGCCGTTACCTAATAATAAGGTTGAATCATTGCGTGCATCTTATTATATGATGGGAGCGATGCTAGGACGTTTTAAAAAATGTGTCATTGGGCTACCAGGTGGATGTCCATTAGGACCACGTCCTATTGATCAACATATAAAAGGTTTCAAAGCATTAGGGGCAGAAATTGATGAATCAAGCGATACTTCTATGAAAATTGAAGCTAAAGAATTAAAAGGTGCAAATATCTTTTTAGATATGGTTAGTGTTGGTGCTACAATAAATATTATGCTTGCTGCTGTACATGCTAAAGGTCAGACTGTCATTGAAAATGCAGCTAAAGAACCTGAAGTTGTAGATGTCGCTAACTTTTTAATGAGTATGGGAGCTAATATTAAAGGCGCAGGAACAACTACCATCAAAATTAATGGCGTGGAAGAGTTGCACGGTTCAGAATATCAAATTATTCCTGATAGAATTGAAGCTGGTTCTTATATGTGTATGGCTGCTGCTATGGGTGAAGAAGTTGTATTAAATAATATTGTACCTAAACATGTAGAAGCGTTAACTGTTAAATTGAGAGAGCTTGGTGTTGATATCCAAATAGATGATGAGAAAGCAATTATTCGTAAACAATCACCATATAAAAATGTTGATATCAAAACTTTAGTTTATCCTGGCTTTGCTACGGATCTTCAACAACCTATTACACCATTATTATTTATGACTAATGGGCCATCATTTGTTACAGATACAATTTATCCAGCTAGATTTAAACACGTTGATGAACTACAACGTATGGGCGCAAATATTTATGCTGATGAAGGTACAGCAACTATTAAACCTTCGCGTCTTGAAGGAACGGAAGTATATGCAAGTGATTTACGTGCCGGTGCATGTTTAATTACTGCGGGATTAATCGCTGAAGGTGTAACAACAATATTCAATGTAAAACATATATACAGAGGTTATACAAATATTGTTGAACATTTAAAATCACTCGGAGCAGATATTTGGACTGAAGAAATTTAA
- a CDS encoding helix-turn-helix domain-containing protein, with protein sequence MEICPYLEETFKIVGRSWNGLIINYLSRCESQSAHFSDMKRDLKTITPRALSLKLTDLGEWKLVEKQIISSSPLEIVYQLTDKGQALAEALKPMEAWAQKYVELEANSSK encoded by the coding sequence ATGGAAATCTGTCCATATCTTGAAGAAACCTTCAAAATTGTTGGTCGTAGTTGGAATGGGCTAATTATTAATTATTTATCAAGATGTGAAAGTCAATCAGCTCACTTTTCCGATATGAAAAGAGATCTAAAGACGATCACTCCTAGAGCTTTAAGCTTAAAATTAACCGACCTAGGAGAATGGAAACTAGTAGAGAAGCAAATTATTTCATCTAGCCCATTAGAAATTGTTTATCAATTGACTGATAAAGGACAAGCTTTAGCCGAAGCATTAAAGCCTATGGAAGCTTGGGCACAAAAATACGTTGAGTTAGAAGCAAATTCTTCAAAATAA
- a CDS encoding aldehyde dehydrogenase family protein, translating into MRNFTKQYINGEWVDSASGETIDVINPATEEVMGSVANGNEEDVNKAVEAADKVYLEFRHSSVEERRDLLDKIVKEYENRKDDIIQAITDELGSPLSVSENVHYQMGLNHFTAARDALDNFEFEEQRGDDLVVKEAIGVSGLVTPWNFPTNQTSLKLAAAFAAGSPVVLKPSEETPFAAIILAEIFDKVGVPKGVFNLVNGDGEGVGNPLSEHPKVRMMSFTGSGPTGSKIMEKAAKDFKKVSLELGGKSPYIVLDDADIKEAAKATTGKVVNNTGQVCTAGTRVLIPESIKEDFLTAVKEEFSQVKVGDPREDGTQVGPIISKKQFDQVQDYIDKGVNEGAELFYGGPGKPEGLDKGYFARPTIFINVDNHMTIAQEEIFGPVMSVITYNDLDEAIEIANDTKYGLAGYVIGKDQETLRKVARSVEAGTIEINEAGRKPDLPFGGYKQSGLGREWGDYGIEEFLEVKSIAGYFK; encoded by the coding sequence ATGAGAAATTTCACTAAACAATATATTAATGGCGAATGGGTTGATAGTGCGAGTGGCGAAACAATTGACGTAATCAATCCTGCAACTGAAGAAGTGATGGGATCTGTAGCTAACGGGAATGAAGAAGATGTTAACAAAGCTGTTGAAGCGGCTGACAAAGTTTATTTAGAATTTCGTCATAGTTCAGTTGAAGAACGTAGAGACTTGTTAGATAAAATTGTAAAAGAATATGAAAATAGAAAAGACGATATTATCCAAGCGATTACAGATGAATTAGGTTCTCCATTATCTGTTTCTGAAAATGTTCACTATCAAATGGGACTAAATCACTTTACGGCAGCAAGAGATGCTTTAGATAATTTTGAATTTGAAGAGCAACGTGGAGATGATTTAGTAGTTAAAGAAGCTATTGGTGTCTCAGGATTAGTTACACCTTGGAATTTCCCTACTAATCAAACATCATTAAAATTAGCTGCTGCATTTGCTGCAGGTAGTCCAGTAGTTCTTAAACCTTCTGAAGAAACACCATTTGCAGCTATTATCTTAGCAGAAATCTTTGATAAAGTTGGCGTACCTAAAGGTGTATTCAATTTAGTTAATGGCGATGGTGAAGGTGTAGGAAATCCATTAAGTGAACACCCTAAAGTGAGAATGATGTCATTTACTGGTTCTGGCCCAACAGGATCTAAAATCATGGAAAAAGCTGCAAAAGACTTCAAAAAAGTGTCTCTAGAACTAGGAGGAAAATCTCCTTATATCGTTCTTGACGATGCTGATATCAAGGAAGCAGCTAAAGCTACAACTGGCAAAGTTGTTAATAACACTGGCCAAGTATGTACTGCAGGTACACGTGTACTTATACCTGAAAGCATTAAAGAAGATTTCTTAACAGCAGTTAAAGAAGAATTTAGCCAAGTTAAAGTAGGAGATCCTCGTGAAGATGGTACACAGGTCGGACCAATTATCAGCAAAAAACAATTCGATCAAGTTCAAGACTATATTGATAAAGGCGTAAATGAAGGTGCTGAATTATTCTACGGTGGCCCTGGTAAACCAGAAGGCCTTGATAAAGGTTATTTCGCACGTCCAACTATTTTCATCAATGTGGATAACCATATGACAATTGCTCAAGAAGAAATCTTCGGTCCAGTTATGTCAGTGATCACTTATAATGATTTAGATGAAGCAATTGAAATTGCTAATGATACTAAATATGGTCTTGCTGGCTACGTTATTGGTAAAGATCAAGAGACTTTACGTAAAGTAGCACGTTCAGTTGAGGCAGGAACTATTGAAATCAATGAAGCTGGCAGAAAACCTGACTTACCATTCGGAGGTTATAAACAATCAGGTTTAGGTCGTGAATGGGGCGACTATGGTATAGAAGAATTCTTAGAAGTTAAATCAATTGCTGGTTATTTTAAATAA
- the rho gene encoding transcription termination factor Rho: MPERERTSPQYESFHELYKNNTTKELTQKAKSLKLTNYSKLNKKELVLAIMEAQMEKDGNYYMEGILDDIQQDGYGFLRTVNYSKGEKDIYISASQIRRFEIKRGDKVTGKVRKPKDNEKYYGLLQVDFVNDQNAEEVKKRPHFQALTPLYPEERILLETLPTNYSTRIMDLVTPIGLGQRGLIVAPPKAGKTSLLKEIANAIATNKPEAQLFILLVGERPEEVTDIERSVESAEVVHSTFDEPPEHHVKVAELLLERAKRLVEIGEDVIILMDSITRLARAYNLVIPPSGRTLSGGLDPASLHKPKAFFGAARNIEAGGSLTILATALVETGSRMDDMIYEEFKGTGNMELHLDRKLSERRIFPAIDIGRSSTRKEELLISKAELDSLWQLRNLFTDSTDFTERFIRKLKRSKNNKDFFSQLQKSAEESTKTGKPII; encoded by the coding sequence ATGCCTGAAAGAGAACGAACATCTCCTCAGTATGAATCTTTCCACGAATTATACAAAAACAACACTACTAAAGAGCTCACTCAAAAAGCCAAATCTTTAAAATTAACAAATTATAGTAAATTAAATAAGAAAGAGTTAGTTTTAGCTATCATGGAAGCTCAAATGGAGAAAGATGGCAATTACTACATGGAAGGTATCCTTGATGATATCCAACAGGATGGGTATGGTTTCCTTAGAACCGTTAACTATTCTAAAGGTGAAAAGGATATATATATTTCTGCAAGTCAAATCCGACGTTTTGAGATCAAACGTGGAGACAAAGTAACTGGTAAAGTACGTAAACCGAAAGATAATGAAAAATATTATGGGTTACTTCAAGTCGATTTTGTGAATGATCAAAATGCAGAAGAAGTTAAAAAACGCCCTCATTTCCAAGCGTTAACGCCACTCTATCCGGAAGAAAGAATTTTATTAGAAACGCTTCCGACTAATTATTCAACTCGAATTATGGATTTAGTGACGCCGATTGGTTTAGGGCAACGTGGTTTAATTGTAGCGCCACCTAAAGCAGGTAAAACAAGTTTATTAAAAGAGATTGCTAATGCGATTGCTACAAATAAACCTGAAGCTCAACTTTTTATTTTACTAGTAGGTGAACGACCTGAAGAGGTAACTGATATTGAACGTTCAGTTGAATCTGCGGAAGTAGTGCACTCCACTTTTGATGAGCCGCCAGAACATCATGTCAAAGTAGCAGAATTATTATTAGAACGTGCTAAAAGATTAGTTGAAATAGGTGAAGATGTTATCATCTTAATGGATTCTATTACACGTTTAGCACGTGCTTATAACCTTGTAATCCCACCGAGTGGACGTACGCTATCTGGTGGTTTAGACCCTGCTTCACTGCATAAACCTAAAGCATTTTTCGGTGCAGCAAGGAACATTGAAGCAGGTGGTAGTTTAACCATATTAGCTACTGCACTTGTTGAAACTGGTTCAAGAATGGATGATATGATTTACGAGGAATTTAAAGGTACAGGTAACATGGAATTACATCTTGATCGTAAATTATCAGAACGCCGTATCTTCCCAGCAATTGACATTGGTCGTAGTTCAACACGTAAAGAAGAATTACTTATCTCGAAAGCTGAACTTGACTCATTATGGCAATTACGTAACTTGTTCACAGACTCTACAGACTTTACTGAACGTTTTATTCGCAAGTTAAAACGCTCTAAAAATAATAAAGACTTCTTTTCACAATTACAAAAGTCAGCAGAAGAAAGTACAAAGACAGGTAAACCAATTATCTAA
- a CDS encoding type B 50S ribosomal protein L31, producing MKQGIHPEYHKVIFLDTTTNFKFLSGSTKTSSETMEWEDGNEYPVIRLDVSSDSHPFYTGRQKFAAADGRVERFNKKFGFKSNNN from the coding sequence ATGAAACAAGGAATTCATCCTGAATACCACAAAGTTATCTTTTTAGATACTACTACAAACTTTAAATTCTTAAGTGGTTCTACTAAAACATCTTCAGAAACTATGGAATGGGAAGATGGAAATGAATACCCAGTTATTCGTTTAGACGTATCATCTGATTCACATCCATTCTATACTGGCCGTCAAAAATTCGCCGCTGCGGATGGTCGTGTGGAACGCTTCAACAAAAAGTTTGGTTTCAAATCAAACAACAACTAA
- a CDS encoding thymidine kinase — MYETYHSGWIETITGSMFSGKSEELIRRLRRGIYAKQKVIVFKPAIDDRYHKEKVVSHDGNEIEAINISTSREILNQDLDDVDVIGIDEVQFFDGEIVNIVEQLAKNGHRVVVAGLDMDFRGEPFEPMPKLLAVSEQVTKLQAVCAVCGSPSSRTQRLINGEPAKIDDPIILVGANESYEPRCRAHHIVAPSENEKEEM, encoded by the coding sequence ATGTATGAAACGTACCATTCCGGATGGATTGAAACAATTACTGGAAGTATGTTTAGTGGTAAATCAGAAGAGTTGATTCGTCGTTTAAGACGAGGGATTTACGCGAAACAGAAAGTCATTGTTTTTAAGCCAGCTATTGATGATCGTTACCATAAAGAAAAGGTCGTCTCACACGATGGTAATGAAATTGAAGCGATAAATATTTCTACGTCAAGAGAAATTTTAAACCAAGATTTAGACGATGTAGACGTTATCGGAATAGATGAAGTGCAGTTTTTTGATGGTGAAATAGTAAATATTGTAGAACAACTGGCTAAAAATGGTCACAGAGTTGTTGTTGCAGGTTTAGATATGGATTTTAGGGGAGAACCTTTTGAACCTATGCCAAAATTATTAGCTGTTAGTGAACAAGTGACTAAATTACAGGCAGTTTGTGCTGTTTGTGGGTCACCTTCTAGCCGTACACAAAGATTAATCAATGGAGAACCAGCTAAAATAGATGACCCAATTATATTAGTTGGTGCGAATGAAAGTTACGAACCACGTTGTAGAGCACATCATATTGTGGCTCCAAGTGAAAATGAGAAGGAGGAAATGTAG
- the prfA gene encoding peptide chain release factor 1, translating into MFDQLDIVEERYEQLNEMLSDPDVVNDSDKLRKYSKEQADLQKTVEVYRSYKSKKEELEDIEEMLKETSDKEEVDMLKEESASLKAELPEMEEELKILLIPKDPNDEKDVIVEIRAAAGGDEAAIFAGDLMRMYSKYAEAYGFKTEIVEASESDHGGYKEISFSVSGSGAYSKLKFENGAHRVQRVPETESGGRIHTSTATVAVLPEVEDVEIEIRNEDLKIDTYRSSGAGGQHVNTTDSAVRITHLPTGVIATSSEKSQIQNREKAMKVLKARLYDMKLQEEQQKYASQRKSAVGTGDRSERVRTYNYPQSRVTDHRIGLTLQKLGQIMEGNLDEIIDALTLSEQTEKLKELNNGEL; encoded by the coding sequence GTGTTTGATCAATTAGATATAGTAGAGGAACGATATGAACAATTAAATGAGATGTTAAGTGACCCTGATGTCGTGAATGATTCAGATAAACTTAGAAAATATTCAAAAGAACAAGCTGATTTACAAAAAACTGTTGAAGTTTATCGTAGTTATAAATCTAAAAAAGAAGAACTTGAAGATATTGAAGAAATGTTAAAAGAAACTTCAGATAAAGAAGAAGTGGATATGCTTAAAGAAGAGAGTGCGTCTTTAAAAGCTGAATTACCTGAAATGGAAGAAGAACTTAAAATCTTATTAATTCCTAAAGACCCAAATGATGAAAAAGACGTTATCGTTGAAATCCGAGCAGCTGCAGGTGGTGACGAAGCGGCCATATTTGCTGGGGACTTGATGAGAATGTATTCTAAATATGCCGAAGCATATGGTTTTAAAACTGAAATTGTTGAAGCTTCTGAAAGTGACCATGGTGGTTATAAGGAAATTAGTTTTTCAGTATCAGGTAGTGGAGCCTATAGTAAATTAAAATTTGAAAACGGTGCTCACCGAGTTCAACGTGTACCAGAAACTGAATCAGGTGGTCGTATACATACTTCTACGGCAACAGTAGCTGTATTGCCAGAAGTAGAAGATGTTGAGATTGAAATTCGTAACGAAGATCTAAAAATTGACACGTATCGTTCAAGTGGTGCGGGTGGTCAGCACGTTAACACAACTGACTCAGCAGTACGTATTACCCACTTACCTACTGGTGTTATTGCAACGTCATCAGAAAAATCACAAATTCAAAACCGTGAGAAAGCGATGAAAGTCTTAAAAGCACGTTTATACGATATGAAGTTACAAGAAGAACAACAAAAATATGCGTCACAAAGAAAATCTGCTGTAGGTACAGGTGACCGTTCAGAACGTGTCAGAACATATAACTATCCACAAAGTCGTGTGACTGATCATAGAATTGGCTTAACGCTACAGAAACTTGGTCAGATTATGGAAGGTAATTTAGATGAAATCATAGACGCACTTACTCTA